The Microbacter sp. GSS18 genome has a segment encoding these proteins:
- a CDS encoding CYTH domain-containing protein, translating into MEIEFKFEVDDFTRLPDWTTVPGVVEVGDAEVRDLDAQYLDTDDWTLAHAGYALRRRTGGPDAGWHLKGPREGHGRSEEQWPLTDGMEIPPAVRARIDEITDGELKPLARIRNTRTAYALRTATGELLAEFADDHVTTRDERLGTERSWREWEVELGPGTPTGPRDLQTFAAIVAGIQAAVRTVGGKPSTANSKLARALGF; encoded by the coding sequence GTGGAGATCGAGTTCAAGTTCGAGGTCGACGACTTCACCCGCCTGCCCGACTGGACGACCGTCCCGGGCGTCGTCGAGGTCGGCGACGCCGAGGTGCGCGATCTGGACGCGCAGTACCTCGACACCGACGACTGGACGCTCGCCCACGCCGGCTACGCGCTGCGGCGGCGCACGGGCGGCCCCGACGCCGGCTGGCATCTCAAGGGCCCGCGCGAGGGTCACGGCCGCAGCGAAGAGCAGTGGCCGCTCACCGACGGCATGGAGATCCCGCCCGCCGTGCGGGCGCGCATCGACGAGATCACCGACGGCGAGCTGAAGCCCCTCGCGCGCATCCGCAACACCCGCACCGCCTACGCCCTGCGCACGGCGACGGGGGAGCTGCTGGCCGAGTTCGCCGACGACCACGTCACCACGCGCGACGAGCGGCTCGGCACCGAGCGCTCGTGGCGCGAGTGGGAGGTCGAGCTCGGCCCCGGCACGCCGACCGGGCCGCGCGACCTGCAGACGTTCGCCGCGATCGTCGCCGGCATCCAGGCGGCGGTCCGCACGGTGGGCGGCAAGCCCTCGACGGCGAACTCGAAGCTGGCGCGCGCCCTCGGCTTCTGA